In Herbaspirillum seropedicae, a single window of DNA contains:
- a CDS encoding flagellar protein FlhE, translated as MPDRAILLLLLGAATLLPALATAQSYADRNLSLPQGGNEGRRPIVILSPIVPAAPAAVPAATPTNGPVGSYASEAAGPDIRARNADYVTQFRVVGTVPPGSTISKVSWRYTVSHKPPGFEALLCWQDAGSCWHVTDANTGSTDFFNGRDASKPFQLYYRVRARAAVGEAPIKGEINQVIVTYNIPG; from the coding sequence ATGCCTGACCGGGCTATCCTGCTGCTCCTGCTGGGCGCCGCCACCCTGCTGCCCGCCCTGGCCACGGCGCAAAGCTATGCCGACCGCAACCTCAGCCTGCCCCAGGGAGGCAATGAAGGACGTCGGCCCATCGTCATCCTCTCGCCCATCGTGCCAGCAGCGCCGGCGGCCGTCCCTGCGGCCACGCCCACCAACGGACCGGTGGGCTCCTACGCGTCCGAGGCCGCCGGGCCGGATATCCGCGCCCGCAATGCCGACTACGTGACGCAATTCAGGGTGGTAGGCACGGTGCCGCCCGGGTCGACGATCAGCAAGGTCAGCTGGCGCTACACGGTGTCGCACAAGCCGCCTGGCTTCGAAGCCTTGCTGTGCTGGCAGGACGCGGGCAGCTGCTGGCATGTCACCGACGCCAATACCGGCAGCACCGACTTCTTCAATGGCCGCGACGCCAGCAAGCCCTTCCAGCTCTACTATCGGGTGCGCGCCCGCGCCGCCGTGGGTGAAGCGCCCATCAAGGGCGAGATCAACCAGGTCATCGTCACCTACAACATTCCCGGATAG
- a CDS encoding sensor histidine kinase, translating to MKVRTQSGWFSNGLFWRTFFLLTFLITASMVAWVASFRMVERGPRAEQLAAQIVSVVTITRAALTHSAPEMRRELLFDLASNEGIRIYPLEKSDRIVPPEDSPIVPELEYYVRQSLDENTLFASSVNDVEGFWISFNIDDDKYWLMLDRGRLDRTSSLQWLGWGSIALFLSLIGAVFISTLINQPLARLTAAARAIAKGRQPEPLPESGPTEIEEANRSFNQMVADLNRIESDRALILAGISHDLRTPLARMQLEVEMANLSDEARDGMHSDLAQMDSIIGQFLDYAKPFDTSSLETIDLADVLQDVAGNASRLSDIRVHTQITPDTQVAGNGTELARVFSNLVENARRYGKTEGTDCAEIDIRSRIEGHQVVVEVADHGPGVPVNECERLLRPFTRLDTARGQANGSGLGLAIVNRIVLKHNGKLLLKGHEETRSGLLVQITLPLQGHRRHA from the coding sequence ATGAAAGTCCGTACCCAATCAGGATGGTTCAGCAACGGCCTGTTCTGGCGCACCTTCTTCCTCCTGACCTTCCTGATCACCGCCAGCATGGTGGCCTGGGTGGCCAGCTTTCGCATGGTCGAACGTGGCCCGCGTGCGGAGCAGTTGGCCGCGCAGATCGTCTCGGTGGTCACCATCACCCGCGCCGCCCTGACCCACTCGGCCCCGGAGATGCGCCGCGAATTGCTGTTCGACCTGGCCAGCAACGAAGGTATCCGCATCTATCCGCTGGAAAAGAGCGACCGCATCGTGCCGCCGGAGGATTCTCCCATCGTCCCGGAGCTGGAGTATTACGTGCGCCAGTCGCTGGACGAGAACACCTTGTTTGCCTCCAGCGTCAACGACGTCGAAGGCTTCTGGATCAGTTTCAACATCGATGACGACAAGTACTGGCTGATGCTGGACCGGGGCCGCCTGGACCGCACCTCCAGCCTGCAATGGCTGGGCTGGGGTTCGATTGCCCTGTTCCTGTCGCTGATCGGCGCAGTCTTCATCTCCACCCTGATCAACCAGCCGCTGGCGCGCCTGACGGCTGCCGCCCGCGCCATCGCCAAGGGCCGCCAGCCCGAGCCGCTGCCCGAATCGGGCCCCACCGAGATCGAGGAAGCCAATCGCAGCTTCAACCAGATGGTGGCCGACCTGAACCGTATCGAATCGGACCGCGCCCTGATCCTGGCCGGCATCTCGCACGACCTGCGCACGCCGCTGGCGCGCATGCAGCTGGAGGTCGAGATGGCCAACCTGTCCGACGAAGCGCGTGATGGCATGCATTCGGACCTGGCGCAGATGGACAGCATCATCGGCCAGTTCCTCGATTACGCCAAACCCTTCGATACCAGCAGCCTGGAAACCATCGACCTGGCCGACGTCTTGCAGGATGTGGCCGGCAATGCGTCGCGCCTGTCCGATATCCGGGTCCATACCCAGATCACCCCCGACACGCAAGTCGCCGGCAATGGCACGGAACTGGCCCGCGTGTTCAGCAACCTGGTGGAAAATGCCCGCCGCTACGGCAAGACCGAAGGCACCGATTGCGCCGAGATCGACATCCGCAGCCGCATCGAGGGTCATCAGGTGGTGGTGGAAGTGGCGGACCACGGCCCCGGCGTGCCCGTCAACGAATGCGAACGGCTGCTGCGCCCCTTCACCCGGCTGGACACGGCGCGCGGCCAGGCCAATGGCTCCGGCCTCGGATTGGCCATCGTCAATCGCATCGTGCTCAAGCACAATGGCAAGCTGCTCCTGAAGGGACATGAAGAGACCCGCAGTGGCCTGCTGGTACAGATCACCCTGCCGCTGCAAGGACATCGGCGCCATGCCTGA
- the ompR gene encoding two-component system response regulator OmpR — translation MNTTNGNNSNTTTSANQFKVLVVDDDIRLRDLLRRYLTEQGFNVVTAENAQAMNKLWIRERYDLLVLDLMLPGEDGLAICRRLRGAGDQTPIIMLTAKGEDVDRIIGLEMGADDYLPKPFNPRELVARINAVLRRKGPDELPGAPSETPETFEFGDFILDLGTRTLKKNGDTISLTTGEFSVLKVFARNARQPLSREKLMEMARGREYEVFDRSLDVQISRLRKLIEPDPANPLYIQTVWGLGYVFIPEGKPR, via the coding sequence ATGAATACGACCAACGGCAACAATAGTAATACGACAACATCCGCCAATCAATTCAAAGTGTTGGTGGTGGACGACGACATCCGTCTGCGCGACCTGCTGCGCCGCTATCTGACCGAGCAGGGTTTCAACGTGGTCACGGCGGAAAACGCCCAGGCCATGAACAAGCTCTGGATCCGCGAGCGCTACGACCTGCTGGTGCTGGACCTGATGCTGCCCGGCGAAGACGGGCTGGCGATCTGCCGCCGCCTGCGGGGCGCGGGCGACCAGACGCCCATCATCATGCTCACCGCCAAGGGCGAGGATGTGGATCGCATCATCGGCCTGGAAATGGGCGCGGACGATTACCTGCCCAAACCCTTCAATCCGCGTGAACTGGTGGCCCGCATCAATGCGGTCTTGCGCCGCAAGGGACCGGACGAACTGCCGGGCGCGCCGTCGGAAACGCCGGAAACCTTCGAGTTCGGCGATTTCATCCTGGACTTGGGCACCCGCACGCTGAAGAAGAACGGCGACACCATTTCCCTGACGACCGGCGAATTCTCGGTCCTCAAGGTATTTGCCCGCAATGCCCGCCAACCGCTGTCGCGGGAAAAGCTGATGGAAATGGCGCGCGGTCGCGAATATGAAGTCTTCGACCGCAGCCTGGACGTGCAGATCTCGCGCCTGCGCAAGCTGATCGAGCCCGATCCGGCCAATCCGCTGTACATCCAGACCGTCTGGGGCCTGGGCTATGTCTTCATTCCCGAAGGGAAACCGCGCTGA
- a CDS encoding amino acid ABC transporter permease gives MEILELLQQAAPTLAKGVGYTLLFALASMLGGLVLGFVLAVARIVPWRPIHWPAAIYVSMMRGTPLLVQIFVVYYGLPGMGIEFSPLTAGVLTLSLNASAYLSESLRGAILGVTRGQWNAAFSVGLTYFQTLRYIIVPQAVRIAVPSMSNTLISLIKDTSLVSVITVTELMLATKEVIAVTFRPLPLYVAAAAIYWMLSLCFEALQHRLEKKLGKAHQI, from the coding sequence ATGGAAATCCTCGAACTGCTGCAGCAAGCCGCCCCGACGCTGGCCAAGGGGGTGGGCTACACCCTGCTCTTCGCGCTGGCCTCGATGCTGGGTGGCCTGGTGCTGGGATTCGTGCTGGCAGTGGCGCGCATCGTGCCGTGGCGGCCGATCCACTGGCCCGCCGCCATCTACGTGAGCATGATGCGCGGCACGCCGCTGCTGGTGCAGATCTTCGTGGTCTATTACGGCTTGCCGGGCATGGGCATCGAATTCTCCCCGCTCACGGCCGGGGTGCTGACCCTGAGCCTGAACGCCAGCGCCTACCTGTCGGAAAGCCTGCGCGGCGCCATCCTGGGCGTCACACGCGGTCAGTGGAATGCGGCCTTCAGCGTCGGGCTGACCTACTTCCAGACGCTGCGCTACATCATCGTGCCACAAGCCGTGCGCATTGCCGTGCCGTCGATGAGCAATACCCTCATCAGCCTGATCAAGGATACCTCGCTGGTGTCGGTCATCACGGTGACCGAGCTGATGCTGGCGACCAAGGAGGTCATTGCCGTGACCTTCCGTCCGCTCCCCTTGTATGTGGCGGCGGCGGCCATCTACTGGATGCTGAGCCTGTGTTTCGAGGCCCTGCAACACCGCCTGGAGAAGAAGCTGGGCAAGGCTCACCAGATATAG
- a CDS encoding cystine ABC transporter substrate-binding protein, whose protein sequence is MNKNIKQWLLAGVGAALLASSLSVSAADLLQSVKSSGTLKVALEGNYPPFNFKDPKTGELTGFEVDVAKLLAAKLGVKPVFTTTEWSGILAGLGAGKYDVIINQVGITDERQKAFDFSDPYTLSSAQLIVRKDEKREFKSLEDLKGKKLGLGQGTNFEQKAKAVPGIDVRTYPGSPEYLADLAAGRIDAALNDSLLVGYILKSTNLPLKAGSPIGAVDKIGIPFRKGNPEFKAALNKALADIKADGSFKAASEKWFGIDVSQPPKAQ, encoded by the coding sequence ATGAACAAGAACATCAAGCAATGGCTGCTGGCCGGTGTGGGCGCGGCGCTGCTGGCCTCTTCCCTGAGCGTCTCGGCAGCGGACCTGCTGCAATCGGTCAAGAGCAGCGGCACGCTGAAGGTGGCGCTGGAAGGCAACTACCCGCCGTTCAACTTCAAGGATCCCAAGACCGGCGAACTGACCGGCTTCGAGGTCGATGTCGCCAAGCTGCTGGCCGCCAAGCTGGGCGTGAAGCCAGTCTTCACCACCACCGAGTGGAGCGGCATCCTGGCCGGTCTGGGCGCGGGCAAGTATGACGTCATCATCAACCAGGTCGGCATCACCGACGAGCGCCAGAAGGCCTTCGATTTCTCCGATCCGTACACCCTCTCCAGCGCCCAGCTGATCGTGCGCAAGGATGAAAAGCGCGAATTCAAGAGCCTGGAAGACCTGAAGGGCAAGAAGCTCGGCCTGGGTCAGGGCACCAACTTCGAACAGAAGGCCAAGGCCGTGCCGGGCATCGACGTGCGCACCTATCCAGGCTCGCCCGAATACCTGGCTGACCTGGCGGCTGGCCGTATCGACGCCGCCTTGAACGACAGCCTGCTGGTGGGCTACATCCTGAAGTCGACCAACCTGCCGCTGAAGGCGGGCAGCCCGATTGGCGCGGTCGACAAGATCGGCATCCCCTTCCGCAAGGGCAATCCGGAATTCAAGGCCGCCCTGAACAAGGCCCTGGCCGACATCAAGGCTGATGGCAGCTTCAAGGCCGCTTCCGAGAAGTGGTTCGGCATTGACGTGAGCCAGCCGCCGAAAGCACAATAA
- a CDS encoding ATP-binding cassette domain-containing protein, with the protein MIRFQQVSLQRGVKPLLENVDLTLNPGDKIGLIGANGAGKSSLFAMLRGELHADQGNIDFPARWRMAYVAQETPALDRPAIEYAIDGDAHLRQLEAELARAEAQPDDKHDGNHIAELHTALADADAYTVRSRAEQLLLGLGFSLEQMERPVASFSGGWRMRLNLAQALMCPSDLLLLDEPTNHLDLDAIIWLEDWLKRYEGTLLIISHDRDFLDGVVNVIVHIDDRKLKRYSGNYSAFERQRSAQLELMAGMIEKQQRQRAHLQSFIDRFKAKATKARQAQSRMKALSKMEELAPLRAAAEFSFEFREPLSAPNPLLVMEKVNAGYHIEGKNGAPDEDKIIVHGIDFSLQNGQRIGLLGVNGAGKSTLIKTVAGEIDPLSGTARLGKGLVIGYFAQHQVEMLRHDESPLWHLTRLAPDVREQELRNFLGSFNFNGTMATSSIAPFSGGEKARLALALIVWQRPNLLLLDEPTNHLDLETREALTMALAQFEGTLVLVSHDRHLLRATTDQFLIVAEGKLQPFDGDLDDYKDWLFKTKLAARNDAAAAAPLPTASQPVESAPAALVDRKEQKRLEAEQRQKMSALKKPIEARIKRLDEQIAKLNVRKAEIDARLASPDIYDAANKEELKTLITDQAYCSKELEQLENEWLEQQEALEQLQA; encoded by the coding sequence ATGATCCGTTTCCAGCAAGTTTCCCTCCAGCGGGGCGTCAAGCCGCTGCTGGAGAATGTCGACCTGACGCTCAACCCGGGCGACAAGATCGGCCTGATCGGCGCCAATGGCGCTGGCAAGTCCAGCCTGTTTGCCATGCTGCGTGGCGAGCTGCATGCCGACCAAGGCAATATCGATTTCCCGGCGCGCTGGCGCATGGCCTACGTGGCGCAGGAAACCCCGGCACTGGATCGCCCCGCCATCGAGTACGCCATCGATGGCGACGCCCATCTGCGCCAGCTGGAAGCCGAGCTGGCCCGCGCCGAAGCGCAGCCCGATGACAAGCACGACGGCAATCATATCGCCGAACTGCATACCGCCCTGGCCGATGCCGATGCCTATACCGTGCGCTCGCGCGCCGAGCAATTGCTGCTGGGCCTGGGTTTCTCGCTGGAACAGATGGAACGCCCCGTGGCCAGCTTCTCCGGCGGCTGGCGCATGCGCCTGAACCTGGCGCAGGCGCTGATGTGCCCGTCCGACCTGCTGCTGCTGGACGAACCGACCAACCACCTGGACCTGGACGCCATCATCTGGCTGGAAGACTGGTTGAAGCGCTACGAGGGCACCCTGCTCATCATTTCCCACGACCGCGATTTCCTGGATGGCGTGGTGAATGTGATCGTTCATATCGACGATCGCAAACTGAAGCGGTATTCCGGCAACTACAGCGCCTTCGAGCGCCAGCGTTCGGCTCAACTGGAACTGATGGCCGGCATGATCGAGAAGCAGCAGCGCCAACGCGCGCACCTGCAATCCTTCATCGACCGCTTCAAGGCCAAGGCCACCAAGGCGCGCCAGGCGCAGAGCCGCATGAAGGCCCTGTCCAAGATGGAAGAGCTGGCGCCGCTGCGGGCGGCGGCGGAATTCTCGTTCGAATTCCGCGAGCCCTTGTCGGCCCCCAATCCCTTGCTGGTGATGGAAAAGGTCAACGCCGGCTATCACATCGAGGGCAAGAACGGCGCGCCCGATGAAGACAAGATCATCGTGCATGGCATCGATTTCTCGCTGCAGAATGGCCAGCGCATTGGCCTGTTGGGGGTCAACGGCGCGGGCAAATCGACGCTCATCAAGACCGTGGCCGGCGAGATCGATCCACTCTCCGGCACTGCCCGCCTGGGCAAGGGACTGGTGATCGGCTACTTCGCCCAGCACCAGGTGGAGATGCTGCGCCATGACGAATCGCCGCTGTGGCACCTGACCCGGCTGGCACCGGATGTGCGCGAGCAGGAGCTGCGCAATTTCCTGGGCAGCTTCAACTTCAACGGCACCATGGCGACCTCCTCCATCGCGCCCTTCTCGGGCGGGGAAAAGGCGCGCCTGGCGCTGGCCCTGATTGTCTGGCAGCGCCCCAACCTGTTGCTGCTGGACGAACCGACCAACCACCTCGACCTGGAAACCCGCGAAGCCCTGACCATGGCGCTGGCGCAGTTCGAGGGCACGCTGGTACTGGTCTCGCACGATCGCCACCTGCTGCGCGCCACCACCGACCAGTTCCTGATCGTGGCCGAGGGCAAGCTGCAGCCCTTCGATGGCGACCTGGACGATTACAAGGACTGGCTCTTCAAGACCAAGCTGGCCGCTCGCAATGACGCCGCCGCCGCCGCGCCCCTGCCTACGGCCAGCCAGCCGGTGGAGAGCGCGCCCGCCGCGCTGGTGGACCGCAAGGAACAGAAGCGCCTGGAGGCCGAACAGCGCCAGAAGATGTCGGCCCTGAAAAAGCCCATCGAGGCGCGCATCAAACGTCTCGATGAACAGATCGCCAAGCTCAACGTCCGCAAGGCAGAGATCGACGCCCGCCTGGCCAGCCCGGACATCTACGACGCCGCCAACAAGGAAGAACTGAAGACCCTCATCACCGACCAGGCCTACTGCAGCAAGGAGCTCGAACAGCTGGAAAACGAATGGCTGGAACAGCAGGAAGCGCTGGAGCAATTGCAGGCCTGA
- the prmB gene encoding 50S ribosomal protein L3 N(5)-glutamine methyltransferase produces the protein MTPNNFSTVRDLLRYAVTRFNTEQLFFGHGSSNALDEAAYLILHTLKLPLDQLDPFLDARLLPDEIAAVMRVIERRSKDRVPAAYITHEAWLGAYRFYVDERVIVPRSFIAELIPQHFSPWIQDPEAIENALDLCTGSGCLPILLADAFPNAQIDAVDISADALAVARKNVDEYQLQERINLVESDLYTQLPLRKYDLIISNPPYVNSGSMAKLPQEYLREPQLALAGGEDGMDLVRKIVAGAAERLTPEGVLVVEIGNERAFAEAAFPELELTWLTTSAGDDMVFLVTAEQLQLA, from the coding sequence ATGACTCCCAACAATTTCTCCACCGTGCGCGATCTGCTGCGCTACGCCGTGACCCGCTTCAACACCGAACAACTGTTCTTCGGCCACGGCAGCAGCAATGCGCTGGATGAAGCGGCCTACCTGATCCTGCATACGCTCAAGCTGCCGCTGGACCAGCTCGATCCCTTCCTCGACGCCCGCCTCTTGCCCGACGAAATCGCCGCGGTCATGCGCGTCATCGAACGCCGCAGCAAGGACCGCGTGCCGGCCGCCTACATCACCCATGAAGCCTGGCTGGGCGCTTACCGCTTCTATGTGGATGAGCGCGTGATCGTGCCGCGTTCCTTCATCGCCGAACTGATTCCGCAGCATTTCTCGCCGTGGATCCAGGACCCGGAAGCCATCGAGAATGCGCTGGATCTCTGCACCGGCTCCGGTTGCCTGCCCATCCTGCTGGCTGATGCCTTCCCGAACGCGCAGATCGACGCCGTCGATATCTCCGCCGACGCCCTGGCCGTGGCCCGCAAGAACGTGGATGAATACCAGTTGCAAGAGCGCATCAACCTGGTCGAATCCGACCTGTACACGCAGCTGCCGCTGCGCAAGTACGATCTGATCATCAGCAATCCGCCCTATGTGAATTCCGGCTCCATGGCCAAGCTGCCCCAGGAATACCTGCGCGAGCCGCAACTGGCGCTGGCCGGGGGTGAGGATGGCATGGACCTGGTGCGCAAGATCGTCGCTGGCGCTGCCGAGCGCCTCACGCCCGAAGGTGTGTTGGTGGTCGAGATCGGCAATGAGCGCGCCTTTGCCGAAGCCGCCTTCCCGGAACTGGAACTGACCTGGCTGACCACCAGCGCCGGGGACGACATGGTCTTCCTGGTCACGGCTGAACAGCTGCAACTGGCCTGA
- the dapE gene encoding succinyl-diaminopimelate desuccinylase, protein MSKTLALTQELMSLSSVTPEDKGCQARLAELLTPLGFVCETIQSGEVTNLWARKGTAQPLVVFAGHTDVVPTGPLEKWQSHPFQPTLREGRLYGRGASDMKTSIAAMVVACEEFTAAHPDHKGSIGFLITSDEEGPAIDGTVVVCNALKARGEQLDYCIVGEPTSAKTLGDMIKNGRRGTMSGKLTVKGIQGHIAYPQLARNPIHQAAPALAELVAEQWDAGNEYYLPTSWQISNIHGGTGASNVIPGEVMIDFNFRFSTASTVEGLQQRVHAILDKHGLEYDLKWTVGGLPFLTPRGDLSDALSKAIKDETGLDTELSTTGGTSDGRFIAQICPQVIEFGPPNDSIHKIDEHIEVRYIDPLKNIYRKTLENLLA, encoded by the coding sequence ATGAGCAAGACGCTGGCCCTGACCCAGGAATTGATGTCCCTTTCTTCCGTCACCCCCGAAGACAAAGGCTGCCAGGCCAGGCTGGCGGAATTGCTCACGCCGCTGGGCTTCGTCTGCGAGACCATCCAGTCCGGCGAGGTGACCAACCTGTGGGCGCGCAAGGGTACGGCGCAGCCGTTGGTGGTCTTTGCCGGCCACACCGACGTGGTGCCGACCGGTCCGCTGGAGAAATGGCAGTCGCATCCCTTCCAGCCGACCCTGCGCGAGGGCCGCCTGTACGGTCGGGGCGCCTCCGACATGAAGACCTCGATTGCCGCCATGGTGGTGGCTTGCGAAGAGTTCACGGCGGCCCATCCCGATCACAAGGGTTCCATCGGCTTCCTCATCACCAGCGATGAAGAGGGCCCGGCCATCGACGGCACCGTGGTGGTCTGCAATGCCCTCAAGGCACGCGGCGAACAACTGGATTACTGCATCGTCGGTGAACCGACCTCGGCCAAGACCCTGGGCGACATGATCAAGAACGGCCGCCGCGGCACCATGTCGGGCAAGCTGACCGTCAAGGGCATCCAGGGCCATATCGCCTATCCGCAACTGGCGCGCAACCCCATCCACCAGGCGGCGCCGGCACTGGCTGAACTGGTGGCCGAACAGTGGGATGCGGGCAATGAATACTACCTGCCGACGTCCTGGCAGATCTCCAACATCCATGGCGGCACGGGTGCATCCAACGTGATCCCGGGTGAGGTGATGATCGACTTCAACTTCCGTTTCTCCACCGCCAGTACCGTGGAGGGCCTGCAGCAGCGCGTGCATGCCATCCTCGACAAGCATGGCCTGGAATATGACCTGAAGTGGACCGTCGGCGGCCTGCCCTTCCTGACCCCGCGCGGCGATCTGTCGGATGCCCTGTCCAAGGCGATCAAGGACGAGACCGGGCTGGACACCGAGCTGTCCACCACCGGCGGCACTTCCGATGGACGCTTCATCGCCCAGATCTGCCCGCAGGTGATCGAGTTCGGCCCACCCAATGACAGCATCCACAAGATCGATGAGCACATCGAAGTGCGCTACATCGATCCCTTGAAGAACATCTACCGCAAGACGCTGGAAAACCTGCTGGCCTGA
- a CDS encoding ArsC family reductase codes for MSDKITLYGIPNCDTVKKARVWLDEQGIAYHFHDFKKAGLTAAQAQAWLKDVQRDVLVNRKGTTWRALPDERKAAITDDAAAVALMVENPSVVKRPVLFDGKQHHVGFKADQYQHIFEK; via the coding sequence ATGAGCGACAAGATCACCCTCTACGGCATCCCCAATTGCGACACCGTCAAGAAGGCCCGCGTGTGGCTGGACGAGCAAGGCATCGCCTATCACTTCCACGATTTCAAGAAGGCCGGCCTGACCGCCGCGCAAGCGCAAGCCTGGTTGAAGGATGTGCAGCGCGACGTGCTGGTCAATCGCAAAGGAACGACCTGGCGCGCCCTGCCCGATGAGCGCAAGGCCGCCATCACCGATGACGCCGCAGCGGTGGCCCTGATGGTGGAAAACCCCTCGGTGGTGAAGCGCCCGGTGCTCTTCGATGGCAAGCAGCATCACGTCGGCTTCAAGGCCGATCAGTATCAACACATTTTCGAGAAATGA
- the dapD gene encoding 2,3,4,5-tetrahydropyridine-2,6-dicarboxylate N-succinyltransferase, whose product MTQSIQQIIDQAWEDRASLSPKSAPADIRNAVAEVIAGLNDGTLRVANRQGVGQWEVNQWVKKAILLSFRLEDNVPMSAGTGYPQFYDKVPTKFANYTAEDFAKGGFRVVPPAVARHGSFIGRNVVLMPSYVNIGAYVDEGTMVDTWATVGSAAQIGKNVHLSGGVGIGGVLEPVQAGPVIIEDNCFIGARSEVVEGVIIEENSVLSMGVYIGQSTKIYDRETGEVHYGRVPAGSVVVPGNLPSKDGKYSLYAAIIVKKVDAQTRSKTSINELLRGE is encoded by the coding sequence ATGACACAGTCCATTCAGCAAATCATCGATCAGGCGTGGGAAGACCGCGCCAGCCTGTCCCCCAAGAGCGCTCCGGCCGACATCCGCAATGCGGTGGCCGAAGTGATCGCAGGCCTGAACGATGGCACCCTGCGCGTCGCCAACCGTCAAGGCGTCGGCCAGTGGGAAGTCAACCAATGGGTGAAGAAGGCCATCCTGCTGTCCTTCCGCCTGGAAGACAACGTGCCGATGTCGGCCGGTACCGGCTACCCGCAGTTCTACGACAAGGTGCCCACCAAGTTCGCCAACTACACCGCTGAAGATTTCGCCAAGGGTGGCTTCCGCGTGGTGCCGCCTGCCGTGGCCCGTCATGGTTCCTTCATCGGCCGCAACGTGGTGCTGATGCCCTCCTACGTCAACATCGGCGCCTATGTCGATGAAGGCACGATGGTCGACACCTGGGCCACCGTCGGTTCGGCTGCCCAGATCGGCAAGAACGTTCACCTGTCCGGTGGCGTGGGCATCGGCGGCGTACTGGAACCGGTGCAGGCCGGCCCCGTCATCATCGAAGACAACTGCTTCATCGGCGCCCGCTCGGAAGTCGTCGAAGGCGTCATCATCGAAGAGAACTCGGTGCTGTCCATGGGCGTGTACATCGGCCAATCGACCAAGATCTATGACCGCGAAACCGGCGAAGTCCACTATGGCCGCGTGCCGGCAGGTTCGGTGGTGGTGCCGGGCAACCTGCCCTCCAAGGATGGCAAGTACAGCCTGTACGCTGCGATCATCGTCAAGAAGGTCGATGCCCAGACCCGCTCCAAGACTTCCATCAACGAACTGCTGCGCGGCGAGTAA
- the dapC gene encoding succinyldiaminopimelate transaminase, whose protein sequence is MNPLLDQLQPYPFEKLKKLFAGITPDPAYRPISLGIGEPKHPTPAFIQQALIDNLAGLASYPATLGSDALRGAIADWLQKRYDIPRPDPATEILPVNGSREALFSLTQTVVDPTRPGALVMCPNPFYQIYEGSAYLAGAQPYFVNSDPKRNFAPDFSQVPQDVWERVQLLFVCSPGNPTGAVLTLEDWKELFALSDRYGFVIASDECYSEIYFNEDPPLGGMQAARLLGRDYRRLISFSSLSKRSNVPGMRSGFVAGDAAILKKFLLYRTYHGAAMSPVIQAASVLAWQDETHVQGNIAKYVTKFSQVTPLLQEVLEVALPDAAFYLWAKVDKLVNISDTEFAQRLYAEYNVTVLPGSYLAREAHGVNPGAGRIRMALVAEVEECLEAAQRIVAFTRKLAGQA, encoded by the coding sequence GTGAATCCCTTACTCGACCAACTGCAGCCGTATCCTTTCGAAAAGCTCAAGAAGCTCTTCGCCGGCATCACGCCCGATCCTGCCTACCGCCCGATCAGCCTGGGCATCGGCGAGCCCAAGCATCCGACTCCGGCCTTCATCCAGCAGGCGCTGATCGACAACCTGGCCGGCCTGGCCTCCTACCCGGCCACCCTGGGCAGCGACGCCCTGCGCGGTGCGATTGCAGACTGGCTGCAGAAACGTTATGACATCCCGCGTCCTGACCCGGCTACCGAGATCCTGCCGGTCAATGGTTCGCGCGAGGCGCTGTTCTCGCTGACCCAGACCGTGGTCGATCCGACCCGGCCGGGCGCGCTGGTGATGTGTCCCAATCCGTTCTACCAGATCTATGAAGGCTCGGCCTACCTGGCCGGCGCCCAACCCTACTTCGTCAACTCCGACCCCAAGCGCAATTTCGCCCCCGACTTCAGCCAAGTGCCGCAGGACGTGTGGGAGCGCGTGCAGCTGCTGTTCGTCTGCTCGCCGGGCAACCCGACGGGCGCGGTGCTGACGCTGGAAGACTGGAAGGAACTGTTCGCCCTGTCGGACCGCTATGGCTTCGTGATCGCCTCCGACGAGTGCTATTCGGAAATCTACTTCAACGAGGACCCGCCGCTGGGCGGCATGCAGGCTGCGCGCCTCTTGGGCCGCGACTACCGCAGGCTGATTTCCTTCTCCAGCCTGTCCAAGCGCTCCAACGTGCCGGGCATGCGATCGGGCTTCGTGGCCGGCGATGCGGCCATCCTGAAGAAATTCCTGCTCTACCGCACCTACCACGGCGCAGCCATGAGCCCGGTGATCCAGGCCGCTTCCGTGCTGGCCTGGCAGGACGAGACCCACGTGCAGGGCAACATCGCCAAGTACGTCACCAAGTTCTCCCAGGTCACTCCGCTGCTGCAGGAAGTGCTGGAGGTGGCCTTGCCCGATGCGGCCTTCTACCTGTGGGCCAAGGTCGACAAGCTGGTCAACATCAGCGACACCGAATTCGCCCAACGCCTGTACGCCGAATATAATGTCACGGTGCTGCCCGGCAGCTACCTGGCGCGCGAGGCGCATGGCGTCAATCCGGGCGCCGGCCGCATCCGCATGGCGCTGGTGGCCGAAGTCGAAGAATGCCTGGAGGCGGCGCAACGCATCGTCGCCTTCACCAGGAAACTGGCCGGCCAGGCCTGA